The following proteins are encoded in a genomic region of Curtobacterium sp. TC1:
- a CDS encoding glutaredoxin domain-containing protein encodes MSITVYTKSGFCGMCKATERALNSAGIEYTEVTLDDVDQAQIDEWKTTLGTNAPIVVTDTETGSWSGFRPDKIGELAAALTSSTAA; translated from the coding sequence ATGAGCATCACGGTTTACACCAAGTCTGGGTTCTGCGGCATGTGCAAGGCCACCGAGCGCGCTCTCAACTCCGCCGGCATCGAGTACACCGAGGTGACCCTCGACGACGTCGACCAGGCGCAGATCGACGAGTGGAAGACCACCCTCGGCACGAACGCCCCCATCGTCGTCACCGACACGGAGACCGGCTCCTGGAGCGGGTTCCGCCCCGACAAGATCGGCGAACTCGCCGCCGCCCTCACCTCGAGCACGGCCGCGTGA
- a CDS encoding zinc-ribbon domain-containing protein produces the protein MFLILGSRAVNAILFVVSFVCGHCGVAAAQRVMRVQQKVTLFFVPLFSLKTSYFVECGHCGTTTRLSRQQVDHSAQWVNAQDGRVRV, from the coding sequence ATGTTCCTCATCCTCGGATCCCGCGCAGTCAACGCGATCCTGTTCGTGGTGTCGTTCGTATGCGGCCACTGCGGAGTAGCGGCCGCGCAGCGAGTCATGCGTGTGCAGCAGAAGGTGACGCTGTTCTTCGTTCCGCTGTTCTCACTCAAGACGTCCTACTTCGTCGAGTGCGGCCACTGCGGCACGACGACGCGCCTGTCCCGCCAGCAGGTGGACCACTCAGCCCAGTGGGTTAACGCCCAGGACGGACGTGTCCGCGTATAG
- a CDS encoding RES family NAD+ phosphorylase, whose translation MTVRAPRTCTATGLRLLPCTGDVGHRIAKNTYAPISAPARHDAGDNHTERSSWGRYDAVGTETLYTAGSRAGALAEVLSSFKLPLGTGSALEVDARALGLTLEEFLVDVAADWEERSFMQTGALPRSWRDDRAALLIRQPAAGWLVDVEHPESISALEPILTTHLLVGGYATFTTAALRSDDRALTTAIADIVHDATLDDGSQPMGIHFGSKFGGSWCRAFWLDRAAGDLTVTGTASITLDNPDFLTATRHFGIRAF comes from the coding sequence GTGACCGTCCGTGCACCGCGGACATGCACCGCGACCGGGCTGCGGTTGCTTCCTTGCACTGGTGACGTCGGGCACCGCATTGCGAAGAACACCTACGCCCCGATATCAGCGCCGGCTCGTCACGACGCCGGTGACAACCACACTGAGCGCTCCAGCTGGGGTCGTTATGACGCAGTGGGTACCGAGACGCTCTACACCGCCGGCTCTCGCGCCGGAGCGCTGGCCGAAGTCCTCTCGAGCTTCAAGCTGCCGCTCGGGACCGGAAGCGCTCTCGAGGTCGACGCTCGCGCGTTAGGACTCACCCTCGAAGAGTTCCTTGTCGACGTCGCGGCTGACTGGGAGGAGCGCTCCTTCATGCAGACCGGTGCACTGCCCCGATCCTGGCGAGACGACCGCGCCGCATTGCTGATCCGCCAGCCCGCGGCGGGCTGGCTGGTCGACGTCGAGCATCCCGAATCGATCAGCGCACTCGAGCCGATTCTCACAACGCACCTCCTTGTCGGCGGCTACGCCACCTTCACGACCGCCGCGCTGCGCAGCGACGATCGAGCCCTCACCACCGCGATCGCCGACATCGTCCACGACGCCACCCTCGATGATGGCTCCCAGCCGATGGGCATCCACTTCGGAAGCAAGTTCGGCGGCTCGTGGTGCCGAGCGTTCTGGCTCGACCGCGCCGCAGGCGACCTCACGGTCACCGGCACCGCGTCGATCACGCTAGACAACCCCGACTTCCTCACCGCGACCCGCCACTTCGGCATCCGCGCGTTCTAG
- a CDS encoding histone-like nucleoid-structuring protein Lsr2 — protein MAQKVITHLVDDLTGDTIEDGRGHSVTFGFDGAHYEIDLTDDNADALREAFSDYIAAARKVSGRSGRVGAAPKRGNSEELAKIREWANANGHEVSSRGRISQAVRDAYDAAH, from the coding sequence ATGGCGCAGAAAGTCATCACGCATCTCGTCGACGACCTCACCGGCGACACCATCGAAGACGGAAGAGGCCACAGCGTAACGTTCGGCTTCGACGGTGCGCACTACGAGATCGACCTCACCGACGACAACGCCGACGCACTCCGCGAAGCGTTCTCCGACTACATCGCCGCCGCCAGGAAGGTTAGCGGCCGCTCCGGTCGAGTCGGCGCAGCACCGAAGCGTGGAAACTCAGAAGAGCTCGCGAAGATCCGCGAGTGGGCCAACGCAAACGGCCACGAAGTCTCCTCGCGCGGACGCATCAGCCAGGCCGTCCGCGACGCGTACGACGCCGCGCACTGA
- a CDS encoding DEAD/DEAH box helicase, producing MDFDQLANEVGTALPTEPRAVFDSLPGKAQGYGYLRDVQAQILTAWHARRTDRDVIVKVNTGGGKTIDGLIMLQSYLNEGIKPALYVAPDKYLVQQAVDDARNIGLKVVTDPESGAYLAGESIAVVTADRLFNGHTIFSDHRPTAARVPIGAVVIDDAHAVLARLRQKFSITVPRDSASYQELLDLFTEDLKTQSPDTLLDIIELTGSTFARVPFWSVNGKADELRVILRKYKSDPMDFRYDAIRDVIALSRVVFTHREVTIVPPCPPVSRVTSFVEAKHRVFLTATLANDSVLVTDFDADPALVTTPIQPLTAGDIGERLILAPEEINPQISDEDVRSAVKEMSLQHNTLVIVPSDRAMERWSGGADQPQPRPPPATSRTPLSGCAAVSMSVWSSSPTSMTGSTSRRTPAGSW from the coding sequence ATGGACTTCGACCAGCTGGCGAACGAGGTTGGGACAGCGCTTCCGACGGAACCTCGTGCTGTCTTTGACTCACTCCCCGGCAAAGCTCAGGGATATGGCTACCTTCGCGACGTCCAGGCACAAATCCTGACCGCCTGGCATGCACGCCGAACGGATCGCGACGTCATTGTCAAGGTCAATACGGGTGGCGGAAAGACCATCGACGGTCTGATCATGCTGCAGAGTTATCTCAACGAGGGCATCAAGCCCGCGCTCTACGTCGCGCCGGATAAGTACCTCGTACAGCAGGCCGTGGACGACGCTCGTAACATCGGCCTCAAGGTTGTGACCGACCCTGAGTCCGGTGCGTACCTGGCCGGCGAGTCGATCGCCGTCGTCACTGCTGACCGACTCTTCAACGGGCACACGATCTTCTCCGATCACCGTCCGACGGCCGCTCGTGTGCCAATCGGAGCTGTCGTCATCGACGATGCTCACGCCGTGCTTGCCCGGCTTCGTCAAAAGTTTTCGATCACGGTGCCAAGGGATAGCGCGAGCTACCAAGAGCTCCTCGACCTATTCACTGAAGACCTGAAGACACAATCTCCGGACACCCTTCTCGACATCATCGAACTGACCGGGTCGACTTTCGCCCGCGTCCCGTTCTGGTCAGTGAACGGCAAGGCGGACGAGCTTCGAGTCATACTGCGAAAGTACAAATCGGACCCGATGGACTTCCGCTACGACGCGATCCGTGACGTGATCGCGTTGTCCCGCGTCGTCTTCACGCACCGCGAGGTCACCATTGTCCCGCCCTGTCCCCCTGTGTCCCGAGTGACAAGCTTCGTCGAGGCAAAGCATCGCGTATTCCTTACGGCGACACTGGCGAACGACAGTGTGCTGGTCACGGACTTCGATGCGGACCCAGCCCTGGTTACCACTCCTATTCAGCCACTTACCGCGGGCGACATCGGAGAGCGCCTCATCCTTGCCCCCGAGGAGATCAATCCGCAAATCTCCGACGAGGACGTCCGCTCGGCGGTCAAAGAGATGAGCCTGCAACACAACACTTTGGTAATCGTGCCGAGTGATCGTGCAATGGAGCGGTGGAGCGGTGGAGCGGACCAACCACAACCCAGGCCACCGCCCGCAACCTCAAGGACACCGTTGAGCGGATGCGCAGCGGTGAGCATGTCGGTTTGGTCGTCGTCGCCAACAAGTATGACGGGATCGACCTCCCGCAGAACGCCTGCCGGATCTTGGTAA
- a CDS encoding helicase C-terminal domain-containing protein, whose amino-acid sequence MRSGEHVGLVVVANKYDGIDLPQNACRILVIDGLPESFDGDDRLQALMQRSVGGIDDRQVQRIEQGMGRGVRSTEDYCAVFLLGRRLAHLTVDPRTLDRFSPATRKQLEASRNVARRMSNTPLAKVLETVQQLLDRDPGWVRFARLQLQGVLPETAQIDTTAIAMRNAFDTVMAGDHASAVLLLVTAAEGSTDPRRSGALLEQAAVYADPHQPVQAQELLAQARSKNDYVLKPLSGIAFTPLVHEGAQANITATRLTSVYGTPQAMRVGVEAMLEKLKFDPLATDDFEEGWLELGHFLGLGSQRPERQLGQGPDNLWALEPGRYWVVEAKTGATSSFVAKKDVAQLGQSMLWFGNKYAPDQSALPVMIHPERKLWKDATAPHGMRVIDHQVLGELVASVRHLASGLAADGWNDPARIASLLEGHGLTPEG is encoded by the coding sequence ATGCGCAGCGGTGAGCATGTCGGTTTGGTCGTCGTCGCCAACAAGTATGACGGGATCGACCTCCCGCAGAACGCCTGCCGGATCTTGGTAATCGACGGCCTTCCGGAGTCCTTTGACGGCGACGATCGACTTCAAGCACTAATGCAACGGTCGGTCGGCGGGATTGACGATCGTCAGGTGCAGCGCATCGAGCAGGGCATGGGCCGCGGAGTTCGCAGCACCGAGGACTATTGCGCAGTGTTCCTACTCGGCAGGCGCCTGGCTCATCTCACCGTCGACCCGAGGACGCTCGACCGATTCAGCCCGGCCACGCGGAAGCAGCTCGAAGCCTCACGCAACGTAGCCAGGCGGATGTCCAACACTCCGTTGGCAAAGGTGCTTGAGACGGTTCAGCAACTACTCGATCGAGATCCGGGCTGGGTGCGATTCGCACGTCTGCAGCTACAGGGAGTGCTTCCCGAAACTGCGCAGATTGACACAACCGCGATCGCGATGAGGAACGCGTTCGACACCGTGATGGCCGGTGACCACGCAAGCGCTGTCCTGCTGCTCGTGACCGCTGCAGAAGGATCAACCGACCCTCGACGTTCTGGGGCCCTGCTCGAGCAAGCAGCGGTGTATGCCGACCCGCACCAACCGGTCCAGGCCCAGGAGCTACTCGCTCAGGCTAGGAGCAAGAACGACTACGTGCTGAAGCCGCTCAGCGGCATCGCGTTCACACCGCTCGTGCACGAGGGCGCACAGGCCAACATCACGGCCACGCGTTTGACCTCGGTGTACGGCACCCCGCAAGCAATGCGTGTGGGAGTGGAGGCGATGCTCGAGAAGCTCAAGTTTGATCCTCTGGCAACCGATGACTTCGAAGAAGGGTGGCTCGAACTCGGCCACTTCCTCGGGCTGGGATCGCAGCGACCGGAGCGTCAGCTCGGTCAAGGACCAGACAACCTCTGGGCCCTGGAGCCCGGTCGGTACTGGGTGGTTGAGGCAAAAACAGGTGCAACGAGTAGCTTCGTCGCGAAGAAGGACGTTGCTCAACTCGGCCAGTCAATGCTGTGGTTCGGCAACAAGTACGCGCCGGACCAGTCAGCACTACCCGTCATGATCCACCCGGAGCGGAAGCTCTGGAAGGACGCGACCGCTCCCCATGGGATGCGCGTCATCGATCACCAGGTTCTCGGGGAACTCGTGGCGTCTGTCCGTCATCTGGCAAGTGGCCTCGCTGCGGATGGCTGGAACGACCCCGCTCGAATCGCTTCGCTCCTCGAGGGGCACGGCCTCACGCCCGAGGGCTGA
- a CDS encoding TIR domain-containing protein, giving the protein MTSKVFVVHGRNAAARDAMFSFLRSLGLKPIEWDQAVALTGQGSPYIGEVLDVAFSEGQAVVVLLTPDDVAYIRTDYANGDGDPELAPAGQARPNVLFEAGMAMGRDPKHTILVELGDLRPFSDVGGRHAVRISNEGRLRKSLADRLITAGCEVDLTGGDWLHEGDFTPPPALGDGLPVGKRIPSQERRGPHVDGRWRASGSTKLDLVQITNNGAVDLFNVELIVPEELSRHVTLHDSGPVVKLPAGKTLTARGWTTQKTMGPSGPAQFELTLTAQLDDGTPFSQNVYFDTVG; this is encoded by the coding sequence ATGACAAGCAAAGTCTTCGTCGTTCATGGTCGCAACGCCGCGGCCCGAGACGCCATGTTCTCTTTCCTCCGGTCCCTCGGTTTGAAGCCGATCGAGTGGGACCAGGCGGTCGCTCTTACGGGCCAGGGCTCTCCTTACATCGGGGAAGTCCTTGACGTCGCCTTCAGCGAAGGGCAGGCGGTCGTCGTTCTCCTCACGCCGGATGATGTCGCTTACATTCGCACTGATTACGCCAATGGCGACGGTGACCCTGAATTAGCCCCGGCAGGACAAGCGCGCCCCAACGTTCTTTTCGAGGCAGGGATGGCTATGGGGCGAGATCCGAAGCACACAATTTTGGTAGAACTCGGGGACCTACGGCCATTCAGCGACGTGGGAGGCCGCCATGCGGTCAGGATCTCTAATGAAGGACGTTTGCGGAAGTCTCTTGCTGATCGGCTAATCACGGCGGGATGCGAGGTCGACCTTACGGGGGGCGACTGGCTTCACGAGGGAGATTTCACGCCGCCTCCTGCTTTAGGAGATGGACTTCCTGTCGGAAAGAGAATTCCGAGCCAGGAACGTCGAGGTCCGCACGTCGATGGGCGATGGAGGGCGTCGGGTAGCACCAAGCTTGATCTAGTGCAGATCACGAACAATGGTGCTGTGGATCTTTTCAACGTCGAACTCATTGTTCCGGAGGAGCTGTCCAGACACGTCACGCTGCACGACAGTGGTCCGGTCGTGAAGCTTCCCGCCGGGAAGACGCTTACCGCGCGGGGCTGGACAACTCAAAAGACAATGGGTCCGTCCGGGCCTGCCCAGTTCGAACTTACTCTAACTGCACAGCTTGACGACGGAACCCCGTTTAGTCAAAACGTCTATTTTGATACGGTGGGTTGA
- a CDS encoding DUF2510 domain-containing protein, whose protein sequence is MSLPVGWFPDPSDPEREMLWDGDQWTGLTRPRRTDAPVEGVGGPEGVEQAREPSRRRRKRRRPVVLALVIAAVLLIAGGGTAVAVVHARQVAAAEEKAEQKQEAAARTRAEQREAQQAAQEAADDAERSTRAETVKQVEASVKTMAEEDATEGIIDGPIMSVSCNPVSGSTDDLTDTTTSFDCFAANKDNADGTQSGYFFNATVNWVSGKYTYGLGKSGA, encoded by the coding sequence ATGAGTTTGCCTGTTGGTTGGTTTCCCGATCCCTCCGACCCGGAGCGCGAGATGCTGTGGGATGGGGACCAGTGGACCGGCCTCACGCGCCCTCGCCGAACGGACGCCCCTGTCGAGGGAGTCGGCGGCCCTGAGGGTGTGGAGCAAGCCCGAGAGCCGTCTCGGCGCCGGCGGAAGCGTCGTCGTCCCGTTGTTCTGGCGCTCGTCATCGCCGCTGTGCTGCTCATCGCTGGTGGCGGTACGGCGGTAGCTGTGGTCCACGCGCGGCAGGTGGCGGCTGCTGAGGAGAAGGCGGAACAGAAGCAGGAAGCGGCCGCACGCACTCGTGCTGAACAACGTGAAGCACAACAAGCGGCTCAGGAGGCGGCTGACGATGCGGAACGTTCGACTCGAGCGGAAACCGTGAAGCAGGTTGAGGCGTCCGTGAAGACCATGGCGGAAGAGGATGCAACGGAGGGCATCATCGATGGTCCGATCATGTCCGTATCGTGCAACCCAGTCAGCGGCTCCACTGACGACCTGACCGACACCACCACCTCGTTCGACTGCTTCGCGGCAAACAAGGACAACGCGGACGGAACACAGTCGGGTTACTTCTTCAACGCCACAGTCAATTGGGTCTCCGGCAAGTACACCTACGGTCTCGGTAAGTCAGGAGCTTGA
- a CDS encoding DUF3887 domain-containing protein has protein sequence MSDRLRDAAAALHQQVGAILAAPVLASDNDVLLLLRSATIAQTQATTLVAAVVESARAEGRTWQEIGEVLGVSRQAAFQRFGRPIDPRTGEAMLMEPFAEAGELARTVIDELVRADWDDVVARFDPSVRARLGPDGLAAAWAQVIATVGAFESRGEPEVTRAADLTVTNTTLAFEAGEFVARISFRDDGMIGGLFILPPGTA, from the coding sequence ATGTCGGATAGGTTGCGTGATGCCGCCGCAGCGCTGCATCAGCAGGTTGGAGCGATCCTCGCTGCTCCCGTGTTGGCGTCCGACAATGACGTCTTGCTGCTACTCCGGTCGGCCACCATCGCGCAGACGCAAGCAACCACCCTGGTCGCGGCGGTGGTGGAGAGTGCGCGTGCGGAAGGCCGCACATGGCAGGAGATCGGCGAGGTTCTCGGTGTGAGTCGGCAGGCCGCGTTCCAACGTTTCGGACGTCCCATTGACCCACGAACAGGAGAGGCGATGCTCATGGAACCCTTCGCGGAAGCAGGGGAGCTTGCTCGGACCGTGATCGATGAACTCGTACGAGCGGACTGGGATGACGTCGTGGCTCGGTTCGATCCTTCAGTGCGTGCGCGTCTTGGACCGGATGGCCTTGCAGCTGCGTGGGCGCAAGTCATCGCGACCGTTGGTGCCTTCGAGTCGCGTGGAGAGCCTGAGGTCACGCGGGCTGCTGACTTGACGGTCACGAACACAACATTGGCGTTCGAGGCGGGCGAGTTCGTTGCGCGGATCTCCTTCCGTGACGATGGCATGATCGGCGGATTGTTCATCCTTCCGCCTGGCACGGCATAA
- a CDS encoding CPBP family intramembrane glutamic endopeptidase — MATPGATVWMAVMMFTPTAAAIIVGRLWQRRSWRSLWADVGVWPVRSWRRVLSFAAGGLVGIVLVVAAGVGLAVVLGQLEPDLQSFSGFAAQLRSVTGETDLGISVRMLVLLQLVSIPLGAVFNTFVAVGEEIGWRGWLLAELQPIGRWPAAALTGALWGLWHSPVILLGYNFARPNALGVGVMIIGCVLVGMLLAWVRSASDSIWPAAVAHGALNASAGMASLVVAAGTNPDPVAVSPLGWVTWIVLGAFVSALVLTTRGMRRGGGNRFPASSS; from the coding sequence ATGGCGACGCCGGGCGCGACTGTTTGGATGGCGGTAATGATGTTCACGCCGACGGCCGCAGCGATCATCGTCGGCCGACTGTGGCAACGCCGCTCATGGCGGTCGTTGTGGGCAGACGTCGGTGTCTGGCCCGTGCGAAGCTGGCGTCGGGTGCTGTCATTCGCGGCAGGGGGCCTGGTCGGGATTGTCCTCGTGGTTGCCGCCGGCGTCGGTCTTGCGGTGGTGCTCGGGCAACTGGAACCGGATCTGCAATCCTTCTCCGGTTTCGCCGCGCAGCTGCGATCGGTGACCGGCGAAACCGACCTCGGCATCTCCGTGCGGATGTTGGTGCTGCTGCAGCTTGTCTCGATTCCGCTCGGTGCGGTGTTCAACACCTTCGTGGCGGTGGGGGAAGAGATCGGGTGGCGCGGATGGCTACTCGCGGAACTCCAGCCGATCGGAAGATGGCCAGCGGCAGCGCTCACTGGCGCACTGTGGGGCCTTTGGCACAGTCCCGTGATCTTGCTGGGCTACAACTTCGCGCGACCGAACGCGCTCGGTGTCGGAGTCATGATCATCGGCTGCGTGCTGGTTGGGATGCTCCTCGCTTGGGTCAGATCCGCCTCCGATTCAATCTGGCCCGCTGCCGTAGCGCATGGTGCCCTCAACGCGTCCGCCGGCATGGCGTCACTTGTGGTCGCCGCTGGTACGAACCCTGATCCCGTCGCCGTTAGCCCGCTGGGGTGGGTCACGTGGATCGTTCTCGGAGCCTTCGTGAGCGCACTCGTCCTCACGACGCGCGGGATGCGACGAGGAGGCGGGAATCGTTTCCCCGCCTCCTCGTCGTGA
- a CDS encoding sporulation-delaying protein SdpB family protein — protein MQLIFGELRPPVLRRTIDAFEIRTRQVWLGRSLIAAAQLSVILLTPYSALMQTLLGQAQAPTCPGIKQASIYCITKSAPHWVPTTLMTVVLLAVIFGVLPPLLSVFHAWVSFSIAVSIALPDGGDSAAVVFAILIIAISVGDNRRWIGQRQPAPLPSWRRQVALAGLMMLRVQVAALYLDSAVGKVWATHWANGTEEYYVLRDPYFGASGFVGQAAEWMTRSALVTVSMSWGAMIIEITVAVLILCGPRARSFAVLADLFLHGFIILTIGLWSFGLIMIGAVVVAATPVTQRERSKEFWARGINRLQSPRRSAPQAATATAGPTRTPHLPAAPPTPREEETVARRP, from the coding sequence ATGCAGCTGATCTTCGGCGAGCTCAGGCCCCCGGTCTTGCGGCGGACCATCGATGCCTTCGAGATTCGGACAAGGCAAGTCTGGTTGGGCCGATCACTCATAGCGGCCGCTCAGCTGTCGGTGATCTTGCTAACGCCCTACTCCGCGCTGATGCAGACCCTCCTTGGGCAGGCTCAAGCACCGACCTGCCCAGGGATCAAGCAGGCGTCGATCTACTGCATCACAAAGAGCGCGCCCCATTGGGTGCCGACGACGCTGATGACTGTGGTGCTCCTCGCAGTGATCTTCGGGGTGCTTCCGCCGCTGTTGTCTGTTTTCCATGCATGGGTCTCGTTCTCCATCGCGGTTTCCATCGCGCTGCCAGACGGAGGGGACTCAGCGGCAGTCGTCTTCGCCATACTGATCATCGCAATCAGTGTCGGAGACAACCGGCGGTGGATCGGTCAACGACAACCTGCACCCTTGCCATCCTGGCGGCGACAAGTCGCCTTGGCCGGCCTAATGATGCTCCGAGTTCAGGTTGCAGCGCTCTACCTCGACAGCGCCGTCGGAAAGGTGTGGGCAACGCACTGGGCTAACGGAACCGAGGAGTACTACGTCCTTCGCGACCCATACTTTGGCGCCAGCGGCTTCGTCGGCCAGGCCGCCGAATGGATGACACGATCCGCACTGGTCACCGTCAGCATGAGCTGGGGGGCGATGATCATCGAGATCACCGTTGCTGTTCTCATTTTGTGTGGACCGCGCGCGCGTTCGTTCGCGGTCCTCGCTGACCTCTTCCTCCACGGATTCATCATCCTGACCATTGGGCTCTGGAGCTTCGGCCTCATCATGATCGGTGCGGTCGTCGTTGCGGCAACACCGGTCACTCAGCGAGAACGATCGAAAGAGTTCTGGGCTCGCGGGATCAACCGGCTTCAGTCGCCCCGTCGTAGCGCGCCCCAAGCCGCAACAGCAACGGCGGGACCAACCCGAACGCCGCACCTACCGGCAGCACCACCCACGCCGCGGGAGGAGGAGACGGTAGCGCGGCGACCGTGA
- a CDS encoding SdpA family antimicrobial peptide system protein, translated as MFLITLVVLFLWTAVCVLESLAPSALTQHTKVAAAFRGAIVAIAPQRWEFFTASPEKPVLIAYRQDSLDSLMQLPQSKAENLFGLSRTQRAQGPELALLAPQVKTWNKCDSPGDPSACLSVARGSSAQTVKNDAAHQTLCGAVVLAEVKPVPFAFRGFGYESSSITRTATLDLACS; from the coding sequence GTGTTCCTCATCACGCTCGTCGTGCTCTTCCTCTGGACGGCCGTATGTGTGCTCGAGTCACTGGCGCCGAGCGCATTGACCCAGCACACGAAAGTCGCTGCCGCGTTTCGGGGTGCGATCGTCGCGATCGCACCCCAGCGGTGGGAGTTCTTCACCGCCAGCCCGGAGAAGCCGGTGCTCATCGCGTACAGGCAGGATTCGCTCGACAGCCTGATGCAACTGCCACAGTCGAAGGCGGAGAACCTGTTCGGGTTGAGTCGCACCCAGCGAGCGCAGGGTCCAGAACTTGCCCTGCTGGCGCCTCAGGTGAAGACGTGGAATAAGTGCGATAGTCCCGGTGATCCGAGTGCGTGTCTCTCTGTCGCGCGTGGGTCGTCTGCCCAAACCGTCAAGAACGACGCTGCACACCAGACACTCTGCGGTGCAGTGGTGTTAGCGGAGGTGAAACCTGTGCCGTTCGCCTTCAGAGGCTTTGGGTATGAGTCAAGCTCGATCACTCGGACCGCAACGCTGGACCTGGCATGCAGCTGA
- a CDS encoding DUF3800 domain-containing protein yields MPGLDRLIYVDDSGRPQSGLVVYGWIEFAPDRWAGILRDWLELRKRLWRESGIPVTQELHTVDYVNGRGRISRKFPERHRHNGVDYWKDFGREVAEECLETLRCAQGLRVGAVYRNGLPEEFAQTRQQAYTALVSRVEHELEQSNSLAMIFMDGDGSDSTYRSTHRALKLDKRRVIEDAIHLDSQQSQLEQMADLVAWSANAYLDQHDSNQFAQQWYEKYLAERDPARGPQQI; encoded by the coding sequence GTGCCAGGACTTGATCGCCTCATCTACGTCGACGACTCGGGGCGGCCGCAGTCGGGATTGGTCGTCTACGGGTGGATCGAGTTCGCTCCAGACCGATGGGCAGGGATTCTGCGGGACTGGCTCGAGCTGCGGAAACGGCTGTGGCGTGAGTCGGGGATCCCGGTCACCCAAGAGCTACACACGGTCGACTACGTCAACGGCCGTGGCAGGATCTCGCGCAAGTTCCCAGAGCGACACAGGCACAACGGCGTGGACTACTGGAAAGATTTTGGGCGCGAGGTCGCGGAAGAGTGTCTCGAGACCCTGCGCTGCGCGCAGGGCTTGCGCGTCGGCGCCGTCTACCGGAACGGTCTCCCGGAAGAGTTCGCGCAGACACGGCAGCAGGCGTACACGGCTTTAGTTTCCCGTGTGGAGCATGAGCTCGAGCAGTCGAACTCGTTGGCGATGATCTTCATGGATGGCGATGGGTCGGACTCCACATACCGATCGACGCACCGAGCGCTCAAGCTGGACAAGCGTCGCGTCATCGAGGACGCCATCCACCTTGACTCGCAACAGTCGCAGCTGGAGCAGATGGCCGATCTGGTCGCATGGAGCGCGAACGCGTACCTCGATCAGCACGACAGCAACCAGTTTGCCCAGCAGTGGTACGAGAAGTACCTTGCCGAGCGTGATCCCGCTCGCGGGCCGCAGCAGATCTGA
- a CDS encoding GNAT family N-acetyltransferase, which translates to MDEIRSDRYPLHPAFDPSLAAWLTSLEELTSSEFTIREATAGSADARWLRYMQGACEPIDPQPESENDKTIAGQLVLFAMVGQTPVGFCVSMTDTAASDPMFIQTVGVVGTARGRGIGLALMHAVAEQAPDRNIALATQNDNLAARRMNERFAASIGAELRRLNLGTYNDDNLGIRRGLGYRAWTIDRSHPTADSPITSMG; encoded by the coding sequence GTGGACGAGATCCGATCTGACCGCTACCCGTTGCATCCAGCCTTCGACCCTAGCCTCGCGGCATGGCTCACTTCGCTGGAGGAACTCACCTCATCCGAGTTCACGATCCGGGAGGCAACAGCAGGCTCCGCTGACGCTCGTTGGCTGAGATACATGCAGGGTGCCTGCGAACCGATCGACCCCCAACCAGAGTCCGAAAACGACAAAACGATCGCCGGACAGTTGGTGCTCTTCGCGATGGTCGGGCAAACACCTGTCGGGTTCTGCGTCTCGATGACCGACACCGCGGCATCGGACCCGATGTTCATCCAGACCGTGGGGGTCGTGGGAACCGCACGTGGCCGCGGCATCGGCCTTGCGCTGATGCACGCCGTCGCGGAGCAGGCCCCGGACCGCAACATTGCCCTTGCCACCCAGAATGACAATCTGGCAGCGCGACGCATGAACGAGCGCTTTGCAGCGTCGATCGGCGCTGAACTCCGACGATTGAACCTCGGCACGTACAACGACGACAACCTCGGCATCCGACGCGGTCTCGGCTACCGTGCCTGGACGATCGACCGGTCTCACCCAACTGCAGACAGCCCGATAACGAGCATGGGTTAG